In Synechococcus sp. CB0101, a genomic segment contains:
- a CDS encoding cytochrome c, producing the protein MTAPSAPESPESTGTSRGLIPALVLLAAACVVVLSLVVLPAARSDPYTRSTLQLSGAADRGEQLFLINCAGCHGIAAQGLVGPNLHGVDSRKNNRQLIQQVVSGRTPPMPRFQPEPQAMADLLAYLHTLT; encoded by the coding sequence GTGACTGCACCGTCCGCCCCTGAAAGCCCCGAGAGCACCGGCACCAGCCGAGGCTTGATTCCTGCCCTGGTGCTGCTGGCGGCGGCCTGCGTGGTGGTGCTGTCGCTCGTGGTGCTTCCAGCAGCCCGCAGCGACCCCTACACCCGCAGCACCCTGCAGCTCAGTGGAGCGGCGGATCGCGGCGAGCAGCTGTTTCTGATCAACTGCGCGGGATGCCATGGCATCGCCGCCCAGGGTCTGGTGGGGCCGAACCTTCACGGGGTGGACAGCCGCAAGAACAACCGTCAGCTGATTCAGCAGGTGGTGAGCGGCCGCACCCCGCCCATGCCGCGCTTCCAGCCCGAACCCCAGGCCATGGCGGATCTGCTGGCCTACCTGCACACGCTCACATGA
- the hisH gene encoding imidazole glycerol phosphate synthase subunit HisH, with product MSTIGLIDYGMGNLHSVQRAFERLGCRIQAVHTNTEMEGCDALVLPGVGAFDPAMERLEQSGLAEALREWCGAGGALLGICLGLQLLFEGSDEGTRQGLGLIPGHVAALPKQPGHPVPHMGWEPLQPMTPSPLVPPDGQPAWMYFVHSYAAVPSDPACTTAAVSFGDHSITAAVWQGRIGACQFHPEKSSLSGEAMLRRWLAWVNQPE from the coding sequence ATGAGCACCATCGGCCTGATCGACTACGGCATGGGCAATCTGCACTCGGTGCAGCGGGCCTTTGAACGCCTCGGCTGCCGCATTCAGGCTGTGCACACAAACACCGAGATGGAAGGGTGTGATGCGTTGGTGCTCCCCGGCGTGGGGGCCTTTGATCCGGCCATGGAGCGGCTCGAGCAGTCGGGCCTGGCGGAGGCGCTGCGTGAATGGTGCGGGGCTGGTGGGGCCCTGTTGGGCATCTGCCTGGGGTTGCAGCTGCTGTTTGAGGGCAGTGATGAAGGCACGCGGCAGGGGCTCGGCCTCATCCCCGGCCATGTGGCCGCCCTCCCCAAACAACCGGGGCACCCTGTGCCCCACATGGGCTGGGAGCCTCTGCAACCGATGACGCCCAGCCCGCTGGTGCCGCCCGATGGCCAGCCCGCCTGGATGTACTTCGTGCATTCCTATGCCGCTGTGCCCAGCGATCCCGCCTGCACCACAGCGGCAGTGTCGTTCGGTGATCACAGCATCACCGCGGCCGTTTGGCAGGGACGCATCGGCGCCTGCCAGTTCCACCCTGAAAAATCGAGCCTCAGCGGTGAAGCGATGCTGCGCCGCTGGCTGGCGTGGGTCAACCAACCGGAATGA
- the petG gene encoding cytochrome b6-f complex subunit V: MIEPLLCGIVLGLIPVTLTGLFVAAWNQYRRGSALGG; the protein is encoded by the coding sequence ATGATCGAACCCCTGCTCTGCGGCATCGTGCTCGGTCTGATTCCCGTGACCCTCACCGGCCTGTTTGTGGCGGCCTGGAACCAGTACCGCCGCGGCAGCGCTCTGGGCGGCTGA
- the rsmD gene encoding 16S rRNA (guanine(966)-N(2))-methyltransferase RsmD — MSLRLSGGRRLHSPPGDTARPTPSRVRLAVMNMLAADLPGCRWLDLFCGSGVMGCEALQRGAAAVVAVDQQRGMASTSRSNLELTASGLTPTPELQVVCQDVVRWLQAGRAAEQQPFDLIYADPPYAAGLYGAVAKAVRQGGWLSGHGLLLLECSSSALPACTGKEFEGWELLKQKRYGSSTVLMLSAAA; from the coding sequence ATGAGCTTGCGTCTCAGCGGTGGCCGCCGCCTGCACAGCCCCCCGGGAGACACGGCCCGGCCGACGCCATCGCGGGTGCGCCTGGCGGTGATGAACATGCTGGCGGCCGACCTCCCGGGCTGCCGCTGGCTCGATCTGTTTTGCGGCAGCGGCGTGATGGGCTGCGAAGCCTTGCAGCGCGGTGCAGCGGCGGTGGTGGCGGTGGATCAACAGCGCGGCATGGCCAGCACCAGCCGCAGCAATCTCGAGCTCACCGCCTCTGGACTAACCCCTACCCCCGAGCTGCAGGTGGTGTGCCAGGACGTGGTGCGCTGGCTTCAGGCGGGCCGCGCCGCAGAGCAGCAGCCCTTTGATCTGATCTACGCCGACCCTCCCTACGCCGCTGGTCTGTACGGAGCCGTAGCAAAGGCGGTGCGGCAAGGCGGCTGGCTCAGCGGCCACGGCCTGCTGCTGTTGGAATGCAGCTCATCGGCCCTGCCCGCCTGCACTGGCAAGGAGTTTGAGGGCTGGGAGCTGCTGAAGCAGAAGCGTTATGGCAGCAGCACCGTGCTCATGCTCAGTGCTGCTGCCTGA
- a CDS encoding TIGR00730 family Rossman fold protein, whose amino-acid sequence MEQSPLQALDQELQNHPQRRAIERSIVSLLEIAKGSNDADEWRLINGALADIRDGLSVFAPHRQTRKVTVFGSARTTSDEPAYRLAQELAVEAVARGFEVMTGAGGGIMEAANSGAGCENSIGLNVDLPFEQHANRFVNACDGRLLHFRYFFTRKLFFLRESDALVVMPGGFGTFDELFESLTLIQTGRTPPIPLVMLAPSGDHFWPDWLQDIQHDLASRGLISPEDTSLLKQASTAAEAMQHICHFYRVFHTAQFAEDRMELLLHSELPADTVAELNREFDDLVDEGSLSQGESCDSNGILRPCLRFHLDRRRVGLLYQLIDRLNDLPLEVAPAIEQPGERIRSALSCS is encoded by the coding sequence ATGGAGCAGAGCCCCCTTCAGGCCCTCGATCAGGAGCTGCAGAACCACCCGCAGCGGCGCGCCATCGAACGCAGCATCGTGAGCCTCCTGGAGATCGCCAAGGGCAGCAACGATGCCGATGAATGGCGGCTGATCAACGGTGCCCTGGCCGATATCCGCGATGGCTTGAGCGTGTTCGCTCCCCACCGCCAGACCCGCAAGGTGACCGTGTTCGGCTCGGCGCGAACCACCAGCGACGAACCGGCCTACCGGCTTGCTCAGGAGCTGGCGGTGGAAGCGGTGGCCCGCGGCTTCGAGGTGATGACCGGCGCCGGTGGCGGCATCATGGAGGCCGCCAACAGTGGAGCCGGCTGCGAGAACAGCATCGGCCTCAATGTGGATCTGCCGTTTGAGCAGCACGCCAACCGTTTCGTGAATGCCTGCGACGGGCGTCTACTGCACTTCCGCTACTTCTTCACCCGCAAACTGTTTTTCCTGCGTGAAAGCGATGCGCTGGTGGTGATGCCGGGCGGCTTCGGCACCTTTGATGAGCTGTTTGAATCGCTCACCCTGATTCAAACCGGCCGCACACCACCGATCCCGCTGGTGATGCTCGCCCCCAGCGGCGATCATTTCTGGCCCGACTGGCTGCAGGACATCCAACACGATCTGGCCAGCCGCGGCCTGATCTCCCCGGAAGACACCAGCCTGCTCAAACAGGCCAGCACCGCCGCCGAAGCGATGCAGCACATCTGTCATTTCTATCGGGTGTTCCACACGGCGCAGTTCGCCGAAGACCGGATGGAGCTGCTGCTGCACAGTGAGCTCCCCGCAGACACCGTGGCCGAGCTCAACCGCGAGTTCGACGATCTGGTGGATGAGGGCAGCCTCAGCCAAGGCGAAAGCTGCGATAGCAACGGCATCCTGCGGCCCTGCTTGCGCTTCCACCTCGATCGCCGCCGGGTGGGGCTGCTCTATCAGCTGATCGACCGGCTCAATGATCTTCCGCTGGAGGTGGCACCGGCGATCGAGCAACCTGGCGAAAGGATCCGCTCTGCCCTCTCCTGTTCATGA
- a CDS encoding RNA methyltransferase: MSLAVVLVEPAGPLNVGSVARLCANFAIDQLRLVAPRCDHLGAEARQMAVHGEALLEQAQLYPDLAAAIADCQRVVATSGRIETESLPLSEPAPALRWLWQGSRGDAGAALVFGREDRGLSNAELLQAGRLVRLATSEAYASLNLSHAVAICLHELQACRTTERTEPADLGNLCERGALEATLADAEALLLEVGFLYPHTAAARMAKLRALLQRAQVQEPEVALLRGMVRQLRWAARQGTP; the protein is encoded by the coding sequence ATGAGCCTGGCTGTGGTGTTGGTGGAGCCTGCAGGCCCCCTCAATGTGGGCAGCGTGGCCCGGCTCTGCGCCAACTTCGCCATCGATCAGTTGCGCTTGGTGGCGCCCCGTTGCGATCACCTCGGTGCTGAAGCCCGCCAGATGGCAGTGCACGGTGAAGCGCTACTGGAGCAGGCCCAGCTCTACCCCGATCTGGCCGCTGCGATTGCCGACTGCCAGCGGGTGGTGGCCACCAGCGGCCGCATCGAAACCGAAAGCCTGCCCTTGAGCGAGCCAGCCCCTGCCCTCCGCTGGCTCTGGCAGGGCAGCCGTGGCGATGCCGGCGCAGCCCTGGTGTTCGGCCGCGAGGACCGCGGCCTCAGCAATGCCGAACTGCTCCAGGCCGGACGGCTGGTGCGCCTGGCCACCAGTGAGGCCTACGCGTCGCTCAACCTCTCCCATGCGGTGGCGATCTGCCTGCACGAACTGCAGGCCTGCCGCACCACAGAGCGCACCGAGCCAGCAGACCTCGGCAACCTCTGCGAGCGCGGCGCCCTAGAGGCGACCCTGGCCGATGCCGAAGCGCTGCTGCTTGAGGTGGGCTTCCTTTATCCCCATACAGCAGCAGCGCGGATGGCCAAGCTGCGAGCACTGTTGCAGCGGGCCCAGGTGCAGGAGCCTGAGGTCGCCCTGCTGCGCGGCATGGTGCGCCAACTGCGTTGGGCAGCGCGG